Proteins from a genomic interval of Fibrobacter sp.:
- a CDS encoding DUF4388 domain-containing protein — MDLDFIWVSAAGLGTGSITGILLFLILRLRKKPEMVTGQYNTSFVFSGNLKQTNLLDAIQFLEIGRREGILHIYCGRRKGYLTFKQGQVVDAFYRNETGREAIFEMLELPEGDFYFEPKLINQPRLMSESMMDIAFEWDARKNGGLQE; from the coding sequence ATGGATCTGGACTTTATCTGGGTATCTGCTGCAGGATTGGGAACCGGCTCAATAACAGGGATACTGCTTTTCCTGATCTTAAGGCTCAGGAAAAAGCCTGAAATGGTGACAGGGCAGTATAATACCAGTTTTGTCTTTTCAGGAAATCTGAAGCAGACTAATCTCCTTGATGCCATCCAGTTTCTGGAGATCGGAAGAAGAGAGGGTATCCTGCATATCTACTGTGGGAGGCGCAAAGGATATCTGACCTTTAAACAGGGGCAGGTGGTTGATGCCTTTTACCGGAATGAGACTGGCAGGGAGGCTATTTTTGAGATGCTTGAGCTTCCAGAGGGGGATTTTTACTTTGAACCCAAGCTGATAAATCAGCCCAGGCTCATGTCAGAATCGATGATGGATATAGCGTTTGAATGGGATGCTCGTAAAAACGGCGGGCTTCAGGAATAA